TACTTTTTTGATAGAGCACTTTGATGGGAACCTTTGATTTAGCAGCCTACAGCGTTATGCTAATTGCCTTATACTCATTATCATATTATTAGCTCTAGCATCTCAGGGGTTAAGCATGCAAAGTTGGATACATTACCCAAAGAATATAAAAGTTGCTAAATACATCAGTTGCTACTGGCTGATAGAAAAGACCACACTGCAAGATATTAATAACTTTCCAAAACTCAATCCAGATCCAGCGACTCACCTCATTATTTGCCCGCAAAAGCAAGGTTTCCATTATGACACAGCGCCGCAAGTATCAAGTGGCAGTGGGAGCCATTGGCTATTTCCTCAGCAGCAAACACTGCAAATAGATCATTCTGAACGTTTTATATACCTAGGGGTGAAATTTCATATCGGTGCACTCTACTCCCTCGATATTCCCGATTACAACCACCCTACCCTGAATCAGGCGGACACTGTCGATATGGATCACTTACTTTCAGTCACAGGTTTCCCAGCAGAGTCACTTTTACAAATTGGACGTACTGAACCGTTAGAGTGTTGTGACAAGCTAGATGAACTATTTTTACCATTGTTAACCAATGCTAAAGAAGATCAGCATAGCGAAATTACTCATAAAGTGTTGCAGCTATTGGATTCAACGGCAGTTTCAGAACTTGGCGGTAAGCTGTTTTGCTCCCAAAGAACCTTAGAGCGTAGTTTCAACCGAGTGACAGGCTTAACGATGAAGCAATGCCAGTCGATGAACAAACTGGAAGCGATGTTGGAGTACTTGTATCAGCGCGATGCGAGTGATATTGACTGGGTAGATGTGGCGTTTAAATTTGGCTTTAGCGACCAACCTCACCTCATTAGACAGCTTAAAAAACAAATTGGTTTAACGCCGAAACACTATGTTGAAGAAAGAGGATTAACTATCGATATCTATGGTGGAGTGACTGCCCGAGACTAGAAGACTAGCGAAACGTATTTACATCGCAAATGATTCATTTAGTCATATAAAAGCAATCTTTTAGTGGTATTGCTTCGGGGTAGTCGCTTTGAACAAAGCCCAATTTTCGATATGTGTATATCGCTTGATGGTTGTGAGATAGCACGAACAGGGAACTTTGACCCACATTCAGCGTTTTAAGCCCTTTGGCATTGAGTTGCTCGATAAGGATTTTGGCAAAGCCCTTACCTCGCCATTTTGGACTGATGACTATTCTCCCCAAATGGCATCTGTCGATTCGTCTGTAAAACTGCCCGAACCCTATAAGCTGATGAGTGTCGGATACTAACGAAAATGACGCCAATTTACTTAACGCTAAATCTTCACTGAAAGATGTCAGACTGTATGGATATCTAAAGTTAGGGCCAGCCCAATCAAACAGCGCTTGTTTGTCAGTAAACCAAGTGAGCATCTCTTCAAGGTGCTGTTCCTTAGGGCACATTAGCTGGGCGTTTACTGCATGCATCATAGCTTTAGTCTTATTACGTTTCACAACCGTCTAGGTATAAATTAGGCTTGCTTCTATGCTTTGAAGAGTGAATCGCAAGCCCTTCTACTGAGAAATTAGTCTAAGTTTTCGGCTTCTTGTCGCACTGTCTCAACAACCGTTTCAGGGGCTGACAAATGCTTTGAGTGATCAATGAAAATACCCTGATCGTTAACGGTTATCAGCAAGACTGGAAATGATGTGGTACCGATAACCTCATATATTTCAGCAATCCCAGCAAGAGTTTGCTCTGCGTCACTGATCAAGCCCTCTCTAAACACCTTATTTGAAGGTGATAACTTATGGCTATCAAAAATGGCACTAAAATCATGTTTATTGGTTAGCGGATTACCTTCAACAAAATGGGCATGCTGCAAAGCGTTTAGCACTGTCAGCATTTTATCTGGTTGTTTTGTTTCTAACCAGGCCATTAGATTGGCGACTTTTGTTGCATCTTTTGGACTGTTTGCATAACGAATATGCTCCCTACCGAACTTAACTTTCGAGAGGTTTTTTATGGTATCTACCTGCTCAAGACCCGCACTATCGGTTCCATCAAAGTGGCTGCAATGTAAAAGGTGCAGATTCATTTTAGGGAAAGCTTCACTTAGCGCGTTGACGAGCGGAGTTGCTGCATAGCTCCAAGGGCAGTGACTGTCATAAATAAAATACAGAGCAAGTTGGGCGTCGTTTAGTTTTGTATCGTTGTTCATTTACTTCAATCTTGATATTGATAAGTGAGTTTTGATCCTAAGAGGTTTTCAACTTTATATCAATTGTCCAAGTGGCTAAAAAGTAATTTTTGTCGATTTGTTGTCTTCTCTCTACAAATTAATCTGCGAGTTATTGATTGCAGGCTACTTACTAGCCCTATTCCACAAATGATTAACGGCCACTTGACGGTGTCAAATCGATACCAAGGTAGAGCAAAGGCGATCAACATCATAGTTTAGCGATAAGTTAATCATGTTCCGTAGCCAAGGCATTATGCAGCCTCTAAAATTATTACACTGCTACTTCAAAACTGTGTATTACTTGCCAGTTTGAATATCCTAGTCAAACATGTTTTAGGTTGAATTATACTGTGAGAAAAATTGAGTTGTTGGCACCGGGTGGTGATATTGAATCAATAAAGGCGGCTATTGTTGCTGGGGCTGATGCTGTTTATTGCGGTCTTGATAATTTTAATGCGAGAAAGCGTGCTGAAAACCTAAACTTTGAACAGTTGTGCGGATTATTGAGGGTCGCTCATCAGCATAATTGCGAACTATTTTTAACGCTGAATATTATTGTCTTAGAGCACGAACTCCCCGCGCTGTTTAAACTACTCAACCAACTGGTCAATACCGACATTGATGGTGTCATTGTACAAGATCTTGGTGTTTTTGAGATTATTTCTCGTTTTTACCCAAGTCTACAGCTTCATGCCTCTACCCAGTTAACAACGCATAATAGTGGACAGCTTGAATTTCTGAAGAAGATGGCAGCGACTAGAGCAAACCTGTCTAGAGAGTTGAACCTTAAAGAGATCACTGAGTTGTCGAGCACCGCTCATCAACTAGAGATGCTAACGGAAGTGTTTGTGCATGGGTCTAATTGTATCGGTTTTTCAGGGGTTTGCTATTTTAGTTCTGCACATGGTGGTAATTCCGGAAACCGTGGTCGTTGCAGTCAGCCCTGCAGAGATCAATATCAACGCACCGAAGTTGGCGCTGATTTCCCACTTAACATGAAAGACAATTCTGCTTTTGATGATCTTGAGAGCCTCATTAATGCCGGTGTTGATTCCTTAAAAGTTGAAGGCCGGATTAAGAAGTCTCATTACGTGCATAGCGTTATTAGCACCTGGCGTCAGCAACTGACCAACCTGCAACAGCAGCAAACATTGTCAAAAGATAAAACTGCGCTATACACGGTGTTTAACCGCGATTTCACCAACGGCTACCTAACGGGCTCTGTAGGCAAAGAGATGTATATAGATAACCCAAGAGATAACGCAGTACAGCACTTTAGTGCATTAGAGGCCAATGGTGAAACTCCTGACGTTGACGTGATTAAAGTGGTAAAGCAACGTCTTTATGATGAGAAAACACTGATCATTGATTCGGTCACTGAGCAGATCAAAACGCTCAATATTAACAAGCCTGAAATCACACTAGAAATTAGCGGCAGTATTGGTGCACCGCTTTTGATTAATGTCTTTATTGCGGCTAGTGATACCCCTAGTTTCAGCGTGTTATCAACAAGCTTTTTAACTGCGGCAGATAAATATTATTTGTCTGCCGAAGAGCTAACGAGTCGATTCGCGAGTCTAAACTCTTTCAAACACAGTTTAAAGGCGGTTAATTGCGCCGATCTTGCGAGTGATATCCATCTTTCATTTAAAGAACTGACTCAGATGAAAATGGCCATAGTTACCTTTTTAAACGGCAATAAAGCGCTGCATAAGCCAATTGAGTTCAGTGAGATCCGTAAACAACGGCTCGCGATTACAACCCAGCAAATACAAGATACTGCTGCTAGAACAACGACACTATCTGTTTTGATTGGTAACCGGAAAGATCTCGCATTATATCAACAAGTAAAGCAGCTAAGTGAGACTGAAAACATTAGCTTCTATTATGCAGTACCTGACTCAATTGCCGCAGAACAAC
The Shewanella sp. KX20019 DNA segment above includes these coding regions:
- a CDS encoding GNAT family N-acetyltransferase, whose protein sequence is MMHAVNAQLMCPKEQHLEEMLTWFTDKQALFDWAGPNFRYPYSLTSFSEDLALSKLASFSLVSDTHQLIGFGQFYRRIDRCHLGRIVISPKWRGKGFAKILIEQLNAKGLKTLNVGQSSLFVLSHNHQAIYTYRKLGFVQSDYPEAIPLKDCFYMTK
- a CDS encoding protein-disulfide isomerase, encoding MNNDTKLNDAQLALYFIYDSHCPWSYAATPLVNALSEAFPKMNLHLLHCSHFDGTDSAGLEQVDTIKNLSKVKFGREHIRYANSPKDATKVANLMAWLETKQPDKMLTVLNALQHAHFVEGNPLTNKHDFSAIFDSHKLSPSNKVFREGLISDAEQTLAGIAEIYEVIGTTSFPVLLITVNDQGIFIDHSKHLSAPETVVETVRQEAENLD
- a CDS encoding peptidase U32 family protein, with the protein product MRKIELLAPGGDIESIKAAIVAGADAVYCGLDNFNARKRAENLNFEQLCGLLRVAHQHNCELFLTLNIIVLEHELPALFKLLNQLVNTDIDGVIVQDLGVFEIISRFYPSLQLHASTQLTTHNSGQLEFLKKMAATRANLSRELNLKEITELSSTAHQLEMLTEVFVHGSNCIGFSGVCYFSSAHGGNSGNRGRCSQPCRDQYQRTEVGADFPLNMKDNSAFDDLESLINAGVDSLKVEGRIKKSHYVHSVISTWRQQLTNLQQQQTLSKDKTALYTVFNRDFTNGYLTGSVGKEMYIDNPRDNAVQHFSALEANGETPDVDVIKVVKQRLYDEKTLIIDSVTEQIKTLNINKPEITLEISGSIGAPLLINVFIAASDTPSFSVLSTSFLTAADKYYLSAEELTSRFASLNSFKHSLKAVNCADLASDIHLSFKELTQMKMAIVTFLNGNKALHKPIEFSEIRKQRLAITTQQIQDTAARTTTLSVLIGNRKDLALYQQVKQLSETENISFYYAVPDSIAAEQQKLTALFNANPELTPWFGSIVMQCDFVAVEQLLNHIPQTLIATNNSGIGHTAHKLGISWIAGPHLNTSNSFSLDSLKKVGCVGAFISNELNAKQIKAINPSKNFSLHYSALHPILLMTSRQCLFLQSSGCDKSIMDSECLSVCKKHTSITNVKEIDFIVDKKRREHNNLFGAEHFFNPEIIEDLPNKFASILLDLRAIATQSQFLWPKVDLVSAVNQLLNSGATPEKVNALYQALSVSTRVQYLKGL
- a CDS encoding helix-turn-helix domain-containing protein, translating into MQSWIHYPKNIKVAKYISCYWLIEKTTLQDINNFPKLNPDPATHLIICPQKQGFHYDTAPQVSSGSGSHWLFPQQQTLQIDHSERFIYLGVKFHIGALYSLDIPDYNHPTLNQADTVDMDHLLSVTGFPAESLLQIGRTEPLECCDKLDELFLPLLTNAKEDQHSEITHKVLQLLDSTAVSELGGKLFCSQRTLERSFNRVTGLTMKQCQSMNKLEAMLEYLYQRDASDIDWVDVAFKFGFSDQPHLIRQLKKQIGLTPKHYVEERGLTIDIYGGVTARD